The proteins below are encoded in one region of Candidatus Thiodiazotropha sp. LNASS1:
- a CDS encoding transposase, producing MILAYSKGITSSRQIERLYRENILFMALSADLQPDHSTVADFISRAPDALADLFGQVVLICDRLGLISKEMFAIDGCKLPFNASKTWSGTHAELNKKRKKIDRAVRRMQQRHREQDTAEQQPDIYEYEREQIRKLRATSRKIKQF from the coding sequence GTGATACTGGCTTATTCCAAAGGTATCACCAGCAGTCGTCAGATAGAACGCCTATACCGTGAGAATATCTTGTTCATGGCACTGTCGGCCGATTTGCAACCCGACCACAGTACTGTGGCGGATTTCATCTCCCGCGCTCCTGATGCATTAGCCGACCTGTTTGGACAAGTTGTCTTGATCTGCGACCGGTTAGGCCTGATCAGTAAAGAGATGTTCGCCATCGACGGGTGCAAGTTGCCTTTCAATGCCTCCAAGACATGGAGCGGTACCCATGCGGAACTGAACAAGAAACGCAAGAAGATCGACCGTGCAGTTCGGCGCATGCAGCAACGGCATCGGGAGCAGGATACGGCAGAACAACAACCGGACATCTATGAATATGAGCGAGAGCAGATCAGAAAACTAAGGGCGACTTCGCGCAAGATCAAACAGTTTTAG